From Patescibacteria group bacterium, a single genomic window includes:
- the rho gene encoding transcription termination factor Rho translates to MPYRKSSISKSDHTQSQDLDVGSDEIKVKKEKESYKDQTENATSLSVEDFVGIPLRNERNLRKTSSKGSSEDDFRYDPLQQGSVGTSSEEGLEYKGYRNDGQYQQQIQSVPTEKVVGILDIQPEGHGFLRPKFVPSNRDIYISQSQIRRFSLRPGDQVEGIARPPKDNERYYGLLKVEKVNGKPPEESLNRPWFEDLTPIYPKKQIVLETGKVPLSTRIIDLIAPIGFGQRGMIVSPPKAGKTTILKEIAAGIAKNYPKVHLMAALIGERPEEVTDITMSVKGEVVASNFDEPPEHQTRVAEITLERAKRLVEEGRDVVVLLDSITRLARAYNLSVAPSGRTLTGGFDPAALWPAKRFFGAARNCAEGGSLTIIGTALIDTGSRLDDLVYEEFKGTGNMELHLDRRLAERRIFPAINIERSGTRQEELILPEKYYKKIVTMRRMMDMLSPEERTAILIDQLSKTETNEEFLENLGKEK, encoded by the coding sequence ATGCCATATCGCAAATCTTCAATTTCAAAATCAGATCACACACAATCTCAGGACTTAGATGTTGGTTCAGATGAGATCAAGGTGAAAAAAGAGAAAGAAAGCTACAAGGATCAAACAGAGAACGCGACATCTCTTTCTGTTGAAGATTTTGTGGGTATCCCCTTGAGAAATGAGAGAAATCTTCGCAAAACATCATCTAAAGGATCAAGCGAAGATGATTTTAGATATGATCCTCTGCAACAAGGATCAGTAGGTACAAGCTCTGAAGAAGGTTTAGAGTACAAAGGCTATAGAAATGATGGACAATATCAACAGCAGATTCAAAGCGTTCCTACTGAAAAAGTTGTTGGTATTCTGGATATTCAACCAGAGGGTCATGGTTTTTTACGGCCCAAATTTGTTCCCTCCAATCGTGATATCTACATTTCCCAATCTCAGATTAGACGTTTCTCTCTTCGACCAGGAGATCAGGTTGAGGGTATAGCCAGGCCTCCTAAAGACAATGAACGCTATTACGGTCTCTTGAAGGTGGAGAAAGTCAATGGCAAACCGCCTGAGGAGTCGCTAAATAGGCCTTGGTTTGAGGATTTAACACCTATTTATCCTAAAAAACAAATTGTTTTAGAGACAGGTAAAGTCCCTCTTTCAACTCGTATTATTGATTTAATTGCTCCTATTGGATTTGGTCAGCGGGGAATGATCGTCTCTCCTCCCAAAGCTGGAAAAACAACTATTCTTAAGGAGATTGCTGCCGGTATTGCTAAAAACTACCCCAAGGTGCATCTAATGGCAGCGCTTATTGGTGAGCGCCCTGAAGAAGTAACCGATATAACTATGTCTGTAAAAGGAGAGGTGGTTGCTAGTAACTTTGATGAGCCTCCCGAGCATCAGACACGAGTTGCTGAGATCACTCTAGAGCGAGCTAAAAGATTGGTGGAGGAGGGTAGGGATGTTGTCGTACTTCTTGATTCTATAACTCGTCTTGCACGAGCGTATAATCTCTCAGTTGCGCCCTCCGGTAGAACTTTGACAGGAGGATTTGATCCTGCAGCTCTCTGGCCTGCCAAACGGTTTTTTGGTGCAGCTCGCAACTGTGCTGAAGGAGGTTCACTAACTATTATTGGAACAGCACTTATTGATACAGGATCACGTCTTGATGATTTAGTTTATGAGGAGTTCAAAGGAACAGGAAATATGGAACTTCATCTGGATCGTCGTCTTGCTGAGCGAAGAATCTTTCCAGCTATCAATATTGAGCGTTCGGGAACACGTCAGGAAGAACTCATCCTTCCGGAAAAATATTATAAAAAAATTGTCACTATGCGCCGCATGATGGATATGCTTAGCCCCGAAGAACGCACAGCCATATTGATTGATCAGTTGAGTAAGACTGAAACTAATGAAGAATTTTTAGAAAATCTTGGCAAAGAAAAATAG